Genomic DNA from Desulfuromonas versatilis:
GCGGGCCGGCGTCCCCGACCTGCAGACGGTGCACGCCCCGGTGCCGCCCGGCCGCAGAAAACGTCCGCTCTGGCCCTGGCTGCTGGTGGTTGCGCTGCTGCTCAACGCCGGTCTGGTCGCCTGGTGGCTCGCATCCTCCTCGCAGCGGACCCCGGTCGTCCAGGCGCCGCCGCAGCCGCAGCCCGCCCCCCAGCCGCAACCCGCCGCCACGGCGGCCAGGCCCGCTGCCGAGCCGCCGTCGGCCCCCAGGCCGGCGCCGGCTGCCCCGGCCGCCTCCGTTACTCCGAAGCAGGTGCCCGAAGCGGTCGTCCAGGCCCCTGAAGAGCCCCGGCCCCAGCCGGTTCCCGTCGCGGCGGCGAGCGAACCGCCAGCGGAGGTTTCCCCGCCCGCTCCGGCTCCGCCGCTCCCCGCGGCGCAGCCCGCTGTCGAACCCGAACCTGCCGTCGAGCCCGAGGCCGAACCCGCCGCCCCAACCCCGGTGGTGGCCGAGTCCCGCACCTATGAGTTCGATGCCCTGCCGGCTTCGGTGCGCAGCGGCATCCCCGCGTTGACCCTGTCGGTGCATTTCTACACCCCCCGGGTCAGCGCGCGGATGGTGCGCATCAACGACCGGATTCTGCGCGAAGGCGATGTCCTGAGCAATGGGCTGGTGCTCGAGGAGATCACCCCCGAGGGGGTGATATTCAGCTACCAGGGGTACCGCTTCAGAATTCTCCACCTTTCCAGCGGGCGGGCAAATTATTGAAAATTCCGCTTTCCGGTCACCGCCGGCGGGGCAGGTCGCAACCTGCCCCGTTTTTTTTGCCTTGACTTCTAAGTCAAACGTTCGTTTAAAATTATCGTATGATTGTTTCGACCCAGGTCCGAGGGGAGGGTTCATGAGCCAACCAGATACCAAGCAGCGCATCCTCGATGCCGCCGAAAGCCTGTTCGCCCGCGAGGGGTTCCACAACACCTCATTGCGCGCCATCACCGGGCGGGCCGGGGCCAACCTGGCCGCGGTCAATTACCACTTCGGCAGCAAGGACGCTCTGGCCCAGGCGGTGCTCGAGCGGCGCTTGACCCCGCTCAACGAGGCCCGCCGGGGGGCCCTGGAGCAGGTCCGCCAGCAGGCCCGGGGCGCCGGACGGCCGCCGGGGGTGGAGGAGACCCTGCGCGCCTTCATCGAGCCGACCCTGGCCTTTCGCGAATCGGGCCCGGGCGCCCGGGATTTCATCAGCCTGGTCGGCCGCGCCCTGGGCGAACCGGACGGGGCCTTGCGCAGCCTGTTCATGCAGCTGATGCAGCCCACCTTCCAGGTCTTTTTCGAGGTCATGCGCGAGGCCCTGCCCCAGCAGCCGGCGCCCACGGTCTTCTGGCGCATGGTGTTCGCCCTCGGCTCCATGGGCCAGACCCTGTGCCTGCTCGACAAGCCCCTGCCGCTGCCGCCGGGGATCGAGCCGACCCGCGATTCGCAGACCCTGCTCGGGCTGATGATCCCTTTTCTTGCTGCCGGAATGGAGGCGCCATGCGCTTGACCCTGCCTGCCCTGGCGCTGCTGCTGACCGGCCTGCTGCTGGCCGGCTGCGCGCTGCACCGCCCCGCCGAGATCAGTGCCCCGGCGCCGCTGCCGGAAGCCTTCACCCCGGCGCCCGGGCCCTCCGCCCCGCTCCCCGAGCGCTGGTGGCTCGCCTTCGGCGATCCGCAGCTCGAAGCCCTGGTCGAAGAGGCCCTGGGGGCCAACCTCGATATCGCCCGGGCCCTGGCCCGCCTGGAGCAGGCCGAAGCGGCCGGCCGCGCCGCCGAGGCGGCCCGCTACCCCTTTTTGAACCTGGAGGGGCAGACCAGGCGGGAGATGACCCCGGGGATCCTTGGCGAAGACACCGGCAACAGCTACCGGCTGTCGCTGGCCGCGGGCTTCGAGATCGATCTCTGGCAGAAGCTGAAGAACCGCAGCCTGGCCGCCGAGCTGGAAGGGCTGGCCGCGGCGGGCGAGGTGCAGACCCTGCTGCTGAGCACCTCGGCGCAGCTGGCCGATCTCTATTACCTGGTGGCCGAACAGCGCGCCCAGCTCGAGCTGACCGACCAGACCATCGCCTCCTTCGCCGACACCCTGGAGCGGGTCGAGCGGCGCTACCGCGAGGGGCTGGTGCCGGCCCTCGATGTCTACCAGGCGCGCCAGACCCTGGCCGCCGCCCAGGCCCGCCGCCCCCAGTTCGAAGCCAGCCTGGAGCAGGCCCGCCACGCCCTGGCGGTGCTCCTCGGCCGCTATCCCGGGCAGCTTGCGGCCGACACCGTGGCCCTGGCCGAGATTCCGGCCTGGTTCCCCGCCGGGCTCCCCTCGCAGCTGCTGGCCCGCCGCCCCGACGTGGAGGCCGCCCTGCGGCGGGTCGAGGCGGGCGACGCCCGGGTGGCCGCGGCCATCGCCGAGCGCTTTCCCGCCTTCAACCTGCTCGGCGGCTACGGTCGCAGCCGCACCGCCTTCAGCACCGGGGACATCACCGGCAGCTTCTGGAACCTGATTCTCAACCTGGCGCAGCCGGTGTTCGACGCCGGGCGGCGCAAGGCCGAGGTCGAGCGCAGCGAGGCCGCCTTCCGCGAAAGCCTGGCGGCCTATCACCAGGCGGTGCTGCGGGCCTTCCAGGAGGTGGAGGACGCCCTGAGCGGCAACCGCACCTCCGAGCAGCGCATCGCCCGGCTCGAGGAGCAGGTCGAGGCCACCCAGGCCTCGCTGCGGCTCTCCCTCGAGCGCTACCTGACCGGGCTCTCCGACTACCTGCCGGTGCTCACCGCCCAGGTGGCCCAGTTCAACGTCGAGAGCCAGCTGCTGGCCGCGCGCCGCCAGCTCATCGCCGATCGCATCAGCCTGGCCCGGGCCCTGGGCGGCACCTGGATGAACGAAGAACTCCAGCGCCGCCTGGCGCGGCAGTAAACCAAAGGAACGCAGCTATGAGTCGAACCACCAAAATTATCATGGCCCTGCTCGCCCTGCTCATCCTGGCCGGGGGCTTTTTCGCCATGCGCCTGATGATCGCCAGCCGCCCCGAACCTCATAAGGCCGCCCGGGAGAACCCCGGCGCCCTGGTGGAGACCCTGGCGGTGACCATCGGCGAGCGCCAGGTGCTGGTGCACGGCACCGGCACCGTCCAGCCCCGCCAGCAGGTGGAGATCGCCCCGCAGGTCAGCGGCCGGGCGCTGGAGGTTTCGCCGCGCCTGGTGGCCGGTGGCTACCTGCGCCGGGGCGAGGTGCTGTTTCGCATCGAGGATGCCGACTTTCGCCTGGCGGTGGACCGCGCCAAGGCGGCCCTGGCCCGGGCCGAGTTCGAGCTGGCCACGGTGCAGGGGCAGGCGCGGGTGGCCCGCCAGGAATGGCAGCGGCTGAAGCCCGCCGAGGCGCCGGACAACCCCCTGGCCCTCTACGAGCCGCAGCTGAAAAACGCCCAGGCGTCGCTGCTTTCGGCCGGGGCGGCCCTGCAGCAGGCCGAGCTCGAGCTCGAGCGGACCCTGGTGCGCGCTCCTTTCAACGGCATCATCCGCTCCGAGTCGGTGGACACCGGTCAGTACCTGCGGGCGGGGAGCCCGGTGGCGGTTTTCGCCGGCACCGATCAGGCCGAGATCGTGGTGCCCCTGCCGCTGCACGAGCTGGGCTGGCTGCGGATCCCCCGGGCCGGTGAGGCCGGGGAGGGTTCGCCGGCAACGGTGAAGCTCGCCGCCGGCGAGCGCGTCTACCAATGGTCCGGGCGCATCGTCCGCTCGCTGGGGGATGTCGACCCCCAGGGGCGCATGGCCCGGGTGGTGGTGGCGGTGGATGATCCCCACGGCCTGCAGGGCTCCGCCCAGGAGCGTCCGCCCCTGGCCCTGGGGAGCTTCGTCGAGGTGATACTGCAGGGGCAGACCCTGGAGAACGTGGCGGTGCTGCCCTCCAGCGCCCTGCGCGACGGCGAGCAGGTCTGGTTGATGAACGACAGCCACCTCAAATTCCGTTCGGTGGAGGTGGTGCGCCGGGCCCGCTCCGAGGTGGTCATCGGTGCCGGTCTCGAACCCGGCGACCGGGTGGTGCTGACCAACGTGGCCGGCGCCGCCGAGGGGATGAAGCTGCGCCCGGCGGCCGCCGCCGGGGAGAGCCGCCCATGAACGGCCCGGTCCGCTGGATGACCCACAACCACGTGGCCGCCAACCTGCTGATGCTGGTCTTCATCGTCGGCGGGCTGATCCTCGGTCCCAAGGTCAAGCAGGAGGTGTTTCCCGAGATCTCCCTCGACCGCATCAGCATCAGCGTCCCCTATCCGGGGGCCGGCCCCGAGGAGGTCGAGGAGGGGATCCTGCTCAAGATCGAGGAGAACCTCACCGGGGTCGACGGCATCAAGCAGATCAAGTCCACCGCCGCCGAAGGGGTGGGGACGGTGATGGTCGAGGTTCGCGAGGGGCTGGACGCCGACAAGGTGCTGCAGGACGTCAAGAGCGAGGTCGACCGCATCACCACCTTCCCCCTCGACGCCGAGGAGCCGGTCATCAGCAAGCTGCTCAACCGCCGCGAGGTCATCTCGGTGGTGGTCTACGGCGAGCTGCCCGAACGCAGCCTGCGCGAGCGCGCCGAGGCCGTGCGCGACGAGCTGCTCGAGCTGCCGCAGATCACCCAGGTCGACCTCGGCGGGGTGCGCCCCTACGAGATCTCCATCGAGATCCCCGAGCAGAACCTGCGCCGCTACAACCTGACCCTCGAGCAGGTCGCCCAGCGGGTGCGGCGCGCCTCCCTCGACCTGCCCGGCGGCGAGATCAAGACCTCCGGCGGGCAGATCCTGCTGCGCACCAAGGAGCGGCGCTATCTCGGCCCCGAGTACGGCGACATCGCGGTGCTCACCAACCCCGACGGAACCGAGGTGCACCTGCGCGACATCGCCGAGGTCAGGGACAGCTTCCGCGAGACCGACGAGAAGGCCACCTTCGACGGCATGCCCGCGGCCATGGTCAAGGTGTTCCGGGTCGGCGAGCAGAAGCCGACGGAGATCTCCGACCTGGTCATCGACTACGTGGCGCAAAAGCGCGGCAGCCTCCCCCCGTCGGTGCGCCTGGCCACCTGGAACGACACCTCCGAGCTGTTCGAGAGCCGCATGAACCTGCTGCTCAAGAACGCCGCCCTCGGCCTGGTGCTGGTGCTGATCACCCTGGGGCTGTTCCTCGAGATCCGCCTGGCCCTGTGGGTCATGCTCGGCATCCCCATCTCGTTTTTCGGCACCCTGTTCCTGATGCCGGCCATCGGCGTGTCGATCAACATGATCTCCCTGTTCGCCTTCATCCTGGCGCTGGGGATCGTGGTCGACGACGCCATCGTGGTCGGCGAGAACATCTTCGAGCACCGGCAGATGGGCAAGCCGTTTCTGCAGGCGGCCATCGACGGCACCCTCGAGGTCTCGGTGCCGGTGGTCTTCGCCATCCTCACCACCCTGGCAGCCTTCTCGCCGCTGCTGTTCGTCAGCGGGCTGATGGGCAAGTTCATCTACGTGATCCCGGCGGTGGTGATCACCATCCTGGTGGTTTCGCTGGTCGAGTGCCTGTTCATCCTCCCCGCCCACCTCGCCATGGGCAAGCGGCGGCAGAGCCCCAAGGGGCTGATCGGCGCCATCGACCGGGTGCGGCTCGCCTTCGGCCGGGGCCTGGAGCGCTTCATCGCCGGCCCCTACCGGCGCACCCTGAATCTGTGCCTGCGCTGGCGCTACGTGACCATCGCCGCGGCCATCGCCGTGCTGTTTCTCTCGGTGGGGGTGATCGGCGGCGGCATCCTCAAGTTCAACTTCATGCCCGAGGTCGACGCCGACGTCATCACTGCCACCCTGCAGATGCCTCGCGGCACCCCGGTGGAGCAGACCTCCCGGGTCCAGGAGTTCATCCGTCAGAAGGCACAGGAGACGGTAGAGGAGTTCGACCGCGAGTTGCCCGAAGGGCAGAGCGTGCTGCGCCACGTCTACGCCGTGGTCGGCAGCTCCCTGGCCGAGGGGGGGCCGGGGGGCGGGGCGGAAAGCCCCTCCGGCGCGCACCTGGCGGACATGGCCATGTTCCTGACCGCCAGCGAAAAGCGCGGCATCTCCACTACCGAGATAGCCGGCGCCTGGCGCAAGAAGGTCGGCGAGATCCCCGGCATCGAGTCGCTGGTCTTCAAGTCCAACCTGGTGCGGATGGGGGCCAACATCGACATCCAGCTGGCCCACGAGGACTTCGCGGTGCTGGCCGTGGCCTCCGAGCGCATCAAGCAGGAGCTGGGCAACTACCCGGGGGTGGGCGATCTCGAGGATACCTACGCGCGGGGCAAGCGCGAGCTGAAGATCCGCCTCAAGCCCGAGGGTCGCACCCTGGGAATCACCGAGGAGGACCTCGGCCGCCAGGTGCGCGGTGCCTTCTACGGCGCCGAGGCGCTGCGCCTGCAGCGCGGGCGCAACGAGGTCAAGGTGATGGTCCGCTACCCCGAGGACGATCGACAGAGCCTCTGGGACTTCGAGGCGCTGCGCCTGCGCACCCCGCAGGGGGGCGAGGTCCCCCTGACCCGGGCGGCCTGGGTCGAGGAGGGGCGCGGCTTCTCCGAGATCAACCGCACCGACCGCAAGCGGGTGATCAACGTCACCGCCAGCGTCGACAACCGCCAGGCCAACGCCGGGGAGATCCTCGCCGAGCTCAAGGGGGGGCTGCTGGAGCAGCTGGCCCACGACTACCCGGGGCTCTCCTTCAACATGGAGGGGGAGGAGAAGGAGCGCCGCGAGTCGATGGAGAGCATGAAGACCGGCTTTATGCTGGCCCTGCTGGCGATCTTCGCCCTGCTCGCCATCCCTTTTCGCAGCTACAGCCAGCCGCTGCTGATCATGGCCGCCATCCCCTTCGGGGTGGTCGGCGCCATCGCCGGGCACCTGATCATGGGCTACAACCTGTCGATCCTCAGCATGTTCGGCATCGTCGCCCTCTCCGGGGTGGTGGTCAACGACTCGCTGCTGCTCATCGACCGCATCAACGGCAACCGCCGCGAAGGGGGCGAGGACCTCGCCCGGGCGGTGCTCGACGCCGGCCAGCGGCGCTTCCGGCCGATCCTGCTGACCTCGCTGACCACCTTCTTCGGCCTGGCGCCGATGATCCTCGAGACCAGCGTGCAGGCCCAGTTCCTGATCCCCATGGCGATCAGCCTCGGCTTCGGCATCCTCTTCGCCACCGGCATCACCCTGCTGCTGATCCCCTCGCTCTACCTGGTGCTGGAGGACGTGCGCGGGCTGTTCGGCCTGCGCCCCGCCCACGCGGATCATGCGGTGGAGATGGAGAAGGCGGAAGAAAACTGAGGGCTTTTTGGGGAGGGCAACCACCCCGGCCGCGTCCGATCCGACCGATCGGTCCGATCCGACGGATCAGTCGGATCAAAGCGGCCGGGGCTTGCAGCTTTCGATTCTTGCCAAATATTCAGTGGCGCCCGAGATCAATCAGCAGTACATTTCTCCACACCCCAACCCTCTTCCAGCGAAAGCGCCCCGCATCGTGACCACCGAAACCG
This window encodes:
- a CDS encoding general secretion pathway protein GspB: MSFILDALKKSDRKRQRAGVPDLQTVHAPVPPGRRKRPLWPWLLVVALLLNAGLVAWWLASSSQRTPVVQAPPQPQPAPQPQPAATAARPAAEPPSAPRPAPAAPAASVTPKQVPEAVVQAPEEPRPQPVPVAAASEPPAEVSPPAPAPPLPAAQPAVEPEPAVEPEAEPAAPTPVVAESRTYEFDALPASVRSGIPALTLSVHFYTPRVSARMVRINDRILREGDVLSNGLVLEEITPEGVIFSYQGYRFRILHLSSGRANY
- a CDS encoding efflux RND transporter periplasmic adaptor subunit; translated protein: MSRTTKIIMALLALLILAGGFFAMRLMIASRPEPHKAARENPGALVETLAVTIGERQVLVHGTGTVQPRQQVEIAPQVSGRALEVSPRLVAGGYLRRGEVLFRIEDADFRLAVDRAKAALARAEFELATVQGQARVARQEWQRLKPAEAPDNPLALYEPQLKNAQASLLSAGAALQQAELELERTLVRAPFNGIIRSESVDTGQYLRAGSPVAVFAGTDQAEIVVPLPLHELGWLRIPRAGEAGEGSPATVKLAAGERVYQWSGRIVRSLGDVDPQGRMARVVVAVDDPHGLQGSAQERPPLALGSFVEVILQGQTLENVAVLPSSALRDGEQVWLMNDSHLKFRSVEVVRRARSEVVIGAGLEPGDRVVLTNVAGAAEGMKLRPAAAAGESRP
- a CDS encoding efflux RND transporter permease subunit; its protein translation is MNGPVRWMTHNHVAANLLMLVFIVGGLILGPKVKQEVFPEISLDRISISVPYPGAGPEEVEEGILLKIEENLTGVDGIKQIKSTAAEGVGTVMVEVREGLDADKVLQDVKSEVDRITTFPLDAEEPVISKLLNRREVISVVVYGELPERSLRERAEAVRDELLELPQITQVDLGGVRPYEISIEIPEQNLRRYNLTLEQVAQRVRRASLDLPGGEIKTSGGQILLRTKERRYLGPEYGDIAVLTNPDGTEVHLRDIAEVRDSFRETDEKATFDGMPAAMVKVFRVGEQKPTEISDLVIDYVAQKRGSLPPSVRLATWNDTSELFESRMNLLLKNAALGLVLVLITLGLFLEIRLALWVMLGIPISFFGTLFLMPAIGVSINMISLFAFILALGIVVDDAIVVGENIFEHRQMGKPFLQAAIDGTLEVSVPVVFAILTTLAAFSPLLFVSGLMGKFIYVIPAVVITILVVSLVECLFILPAHLAMGKRRQSPKGLIGAIDRVRLAFGRGLERFIAGPYRRTLNLCLRWRYVTIAAAIAVLFLSVGVIGGGILKFNFMPEVDADVITATLQMPRGTPVEQTSRVQEFIRQKAQETVEEFDRELPEGQSVLRHVYAVVGSSLAEGGPGGGAESPSGAHLADMAMFLTASEKRGISTTEIAGAWRKKVGEIPGIESLVFKSNLVRMGANIDIQLAHEDFAVLAVASERIKQELGNYPGVGDLEDTYARGKRELKIRLKPEGRTLGITEEDLGRQVRGAFYGAEALRLQRGRNEVKVMVRYPEDDRQSLWDFEALRLRTPQGGEVPLTRAAWVEEGRGFSEINRTDRKRVINVTASVDNRQANAGEILAELKGGLLEQLAHDYPGLSFNMEGEEKERRESMESMKTGFMLALLAIFALLAIPFRSYSQPLLIMAAIPFGVVGAIAGHLIMGYNLSILSMFGIVALSGVVVNDSLLLIDRINGNRREGGEDLARAVLDAGQRRFRPILLTSLTTFFGLAPMILETSVQAQFLIPMAISLGFGILFATGITLLLIPSLYLVLEDVRGLFGLRPAHADHAVEMEKAEEN
- a CDS encoding efflux transporter outer membrane subunit, whose translation is MRLTLPALALLLTGLLLAGCALHRPAEISAPAPLPEAFTPAPGPSAPLPERWWLAFGDPQLEALVEEALGANLDIARALARLEQAEAAGRAAEAARYPFLNLEGQTRREMTPGILGEDTGNSYRLSLAAGFEIDLWQKLKNRSLAAELEGLAAAGEVQTLLLSTSAQLADLYYLVAEQRAQLELTDQTIASFADTLERVERRYREGLVPALDVYQARQTLAAAQARRPQFEASLEQARHALAVLLGRYPGQLAADTVALAEIPAWFPAGLPSQLLARRPDVEAALRRVEAGDARVAAAIAERFPAFNLLGGYGRSRTAFSTGDITGSFWNLILNLAQPVFDAGRRKAEVERSEAAFRESLAAYHQAVLRAFQEVEDALSGNRTSEQRIARLEEQVEATQASLRLSLERYLTGLSDYLPVLTAQVAQFNVESQLLAARRQLIADRISLARALGGTWMNEELQRRLARQ
- a CDS encoding TetR/AcrR family transcriptional regulator — its product is MSQPDTKQRILDAAESLFAREGFHNTSLRAITGRAGANLAAVNYHFGSKDALAQAVLERRLTPLNEARRGALEQVRQQARGAGRPPGVEETLRAFIEPTLAFRESGPGARDFISLVGRALGEPDGALRSLFMQLMQPTFQVFFEVMREALPQQPAPTVFWRMVFALGSMGQTLCLLDKPLPLPPGIEPTRDSQTLLGLMIPFLAAGMEAPCA